GCCCGTCCTGTCGGAAGTGCATGAGCCAGTGCTCCCGTATCACGGATTCCACCGCCGGCATTCGGCTGTCCCGTCAGTGAAAACGGAGTAGCTCCCGGCCGGCCGATCTGTCCTGTGAGAAGGTGCATCGCCATCACCAGCCGGTTGGAAGCTGTACCTTGTGTCTGCTGATTCAGCCCCATCGTCCAGAAACTCATCGTTGCCGGCGCATTTCCGAACCGGAAAGCCGCTTCACGGATCTGCTCCGGAGAGATACCGCAAGTGGCCGACGCCTGCTCAGGTGTGTAATTCTCAAGATTAGCCCTGAAATGCTCCAGTGTGATCTGATTACCTCCCTCCTGGAATCGCAGATAATCCTCGATCATCTCCTCATCAATCACCCCGCGGCGGAAAAATTCATAAATCATGGAGTTGTAGAGGGATACATCGGTGCCGGGACGAATTTGCAGGTGGAGATCGGCCCGCTTGGCGGTGTTTGTTTTTCGCGGATCTACCACGATAATGGTTGTGTTGGGATTGGCGCGCTTTCGGTCCAGTACCCGTTCCCAGATAATGGGGTGGCAGTCTGCCATATTCGATCCGGTAATGAAAAAGCAGTCGGCGTGATCGGTATCTTCGTAGCAGCCCATCGGTTCATCCTTTCCAAAAACCGAGGTATATCCCACAGCGGCAGATGCCATACAGAGGCGCGGATTCCCATCCACATTATTGGTGCCGATTCCTGCTTTGAAAAGTTTATTGGCCGTATAACTCTCCTCAGTAAAGAGCTGTCCGCTCCCGTAGTAAGCCACACTGTCGGGGCCTTTCTCTTCAATGGCCCTGTTGAAGCGGGAGGCGATCAGCTCCATCGCTTCGTCCCAGCTCGCGCGCTCCAGCTCGCCATTTTTGCGGATGAGAGGATAGTGAAGCCGGTCATCGGCGTAAAGAATCTCGCGGTTTAAAATTCCTTTAATGCAGAGTCGTCCGCGGTTGTGGGCATCGGGGTCACCTTTCACATCCACCACCCGTCCGTCGTTCATGCCGATCAATACGCCGCACCCGGTTCCGCAAAACCGGCAGACTCCCTGGTGCCAGCTGTCTACATCAATCACGGGCTGGCGTTCCCAGAGCTCGCCACAGCCAGACATAAGCGACCCGGTAAACACGCCGGCAGCCGATAGCGATGCAAGGCGCATAAACTCTCTGCGGGTAAAGCCTAAATATTCATCTGAAGGGGAATCGGGTGATTTTGATTGAGTGTCGCTTTTTGGGGTTCCATTTTTCTTTTGTTTCATCCGCAAAATCAAGTTGGCAAGTGTTACAATGAATTAAAACAGTATACTTTTTGAGATGATCTCTTACAAATAGAAACGGTTATTTATATTCATTTTAAGATTGAAGGTGTAATAGATAGCATTTGCGATCAGTTACAGAATTCCCTTTTATTCCACACTAAATCACTTCATTTTATAAAGCCTAACACTTGACGCAACCCTACCCTATGTCTGACTCGAATCAAACCGACTTTCTTCCCGTTGATGTTGCCTTAAAACGAATTTTAGATGCCGTTATACCGGTCGGCGAATCGGAGCTGATCTCTTCTAAAGAATCGGAAGGCCGAATTTTAGCTGATGATCTGAATGCACAGCACGATATTCCGGCATTTGATAATTCAGCGCTGGATGGCTACATCTTTTTGACGAAAGATCTTGAGAGCGGACAGCGGAAATTCAGAGTAGACGGCGAGATCCGGCCGGAGGAGGACCAGCCGGGAGATCTGAAACCGGAAACGTGCAGGGAGATCATGACCGGTTCACCAGTGCCGCCCGGTAACTGTACGGTAGTTCCGATTGAGATGATTTCTGAATCAAACGGTGAAGTTGTTGTGAATGAGGTTCCGGACCGAAATCCAATCCGAAAACAGGGAGAAGGATACCAAAAAGGAAAGGCTGTTTTGCCTAAAGGTACGGTGATCCGTCCGTATGAGATCGGACTGATGATCGAATCGGGAAATATGAACTGCACGGTACTTTCACAAATCAATATGGCGGTTCAGGTGACCGGCTCTGAAATCAATGAGGAGCGAAATTCTAACGGCCCGGTTCTCAACGGATTGATCAGCCACTGGCCCGGCACAACGGTGAGGGAGTGGCCGGTGCTGGATGATGACCCTGCACTTGTAAAAGAGCGGATGCTCAGGCTGAAAGATTCGGCCGATGTAGTTCTCACCACCGGGGGGATTTCAATGGGGAAACACGACTATATCCTGGGAGCGATGGAGGAGCTTGGTGCGGAAGTGATCGTCCGTAAAATAGAACAAAAGCCGGGCAAACCGATCACGGTGACCCGGCTTGATGGAACACTTTTTTTCCACCTGCCCGGAAACCCGATCTCGGCCGTTTTTACCGCGGAGTATTATGCCCGAAAAGCTGTTTACAAGATGCTGGGACTCAAAAGTGACGAAAAAATGGTTGCAGCTGCCGGTAAACTTGAAAATCACCGACCGGGAAAAACTCTTTTTGTACCGGGCAAATTGCAATTGGATGAAGAAAACCGGCTGACCGTTTCCAGCGAAGGCGTAATGAAATCACACCTGATGCAGCTCTACCGCGATTCGGACGTGTACGTGAGGCTCGATCCGGAAACAGAAATCGATGCCGGTGAACGAGTTGAGGTTACTCCTTATACCACAACCCGCCTGTCATGAAATCCGGACGCAAACTCTATATCCTTTGCGGGGGGCAATCACGCAGAATGGGCCGCGACAAGGCGATGGTTGAGTTGCGTGGGGAAAGACTGCTGGATCGTCAAATTAATAAAGGGGAGAACTATTTTGATGAGGTGGTGTTGCTCTGCGGACAAAACAGCTACCCGGTGGAGAACCGCCAATTGACCGACCGGGTCGAAAATGCGGGGCCGCTGTCCGGGATTCTTGAAGCGTTAAAAGATGGCGCTGAGAATTCCTTAAAGGAAATCGCAATTCTTCCAGTGGACCTGCCGGGGATTTCGGAAGATACAATTCAGCAATTGGCTTTATCAAAGTTAAATGAATCTGATCAGGCTCTTCTGATAAAATCAGGCGAAGACCTTCAGCCGCTTGCCGGGGTCTATTCTGTGGATCTGGCAAGTGAACTTGAGCACTTTCTAAAAATCGGCAACCGGATGGTTTTTGCGTTTGTGAACGGTTTAGAATATTCAGTAATAGAGGTGGGTCAGGAAGAGTTAAAAAATCTCAATCAGCCGGATGATGTTCGCTGGTTTGAAAAGAGGGATATGAACTAAATACCATAAACCAATCTACTCTCGTACAGGTGCTCATCACCGGGACGCAAGGTGAAAACAGCTCAGCTGTTGCAGAGTGTATGAACAAGTATGGAAGATGTCATAGTGGAGTGTGGGATAACGATACAAAACCATAAAACTAAATGCCTTAAACCAATCTGATCTATCAACCTTCAGCTTGTTTTCAAATATGCACTATCTATTTCTGTAAGACACTACCCGCTGCCAGATCAATCCGGCAAAGATCAGAATACTGATCGCTAACAGGGATCGACCGATGAGGGCATTAGCAGAGATATTTGGTGAAAAAGAAGAGAGGACAAGAAAAATCAACCCGATATTAAAGAGGAACACCATTACCCATGCGGGGAGAACCGGACCGCGGCGCTCACCTTCCAGTTTTTTGGGAAAGATCCAGTATGCGGTTCCGATCACAAATTGTACCAGCCAGCCCCAGATCGCCAGCTCGTAGTGAACAGGAAGCAGCGACCACAATGCTGGATGCAGATCGGCTGCTTTGTGAGTCAATATCAAACCGCCCGCCATTGCGGAGACCAGCAGCCAGATCATGGAGATTCGGATCATCCAGATGGAGGGCTTTGGTATCATGTCCGGCTCCGTTTTCGTTCATTACGAGTCTGCAATCGCGGCCAGATTTCTGCGATATAACAGATTGTGGCAGCTACCTGCAGGAGGGATGATGTAAGTGCCAGGATTGTAGCCAGAGGTCTGTGCTGAATCAGCGGCAAAAAAGGTTCCATCAGGAATCGGATCATCAAACCAGAATTTAGCAGCCAGAAGGTGAGCCAGCAGAGAACCGATTCGCGTTTCTTTTTATCGCGATGCTTTCGCGGAAACAACCAGATTGATACCCCGATGATCACCTGTGTAATCCATCCAACTACCAGCATGTGCCAGTAGACCGGCAGCAACAACCCGGAACTGACAGCAGGAATCTCCGAAACAAGTGCCAGCACCACCCCGGTGATGAAGTAAATTATTCCGGCTTTTATGAACCAGCGTGTTACTCTTGGCATTTATAACCCATCTCCTGTCCCCTTCCCTATGCC
The window above is part of the Rhodohalobacter sp. SW132 genome. Proteins encoded here:
- a CDS encoding molybdopterin oxidoreductase family protein, which gives rise to MKQKKNGTPKSDTQSKSPDSPSDEYLGFTRREFMRLASLSAAGVFTGSLMSGCGELWERQPVIDVDSWHQGVCRFCGTGCGVLIGMNDGRVVDVKGDPDAHNRGRLCIKGILNREILYADDRLHYPLIRKNGELERASWDEAMELIASRFNRAIEEKGPDSVAYYGSGQLFTEESYTANKLFKAGIGTNNVDGNPRLCMASAAVGYTSVFGKDEPMGCYEDTDHADCFFITGSNMADCHPIIWERVLDRKRANPNTTIIVVDPRKTNTAKRADLHLQIRPGTDVSLYNSMIYEFFRRGVIDEEMIEDYLRFQEGGNQITLEHFRANLENYTPEQASATCGISPEQIREAAFRFGNAPATMSFWTMGLNQQTQGTASNRLVMAMHLLTGQIGRPGATPFSLTGQPNAGGGIRDTGALAHALPTGRAVANPDHRREMEELWNVPEGRISPNPGYHTMALFQAMHAGDVDCTLIMSTNPIHSLPNILPYREAMERTFVVVADAFHPTETTKYADVVLPAAMWVEKSGVFSQSERRYHYVPKLAEPQGEARSDFDILIDLADRLGHSDLFPNRTQEDIWNEWRKISGQSYYNFEGITYERLKNQPGILWPCPDEDHPGTCRRFVPGSDPMVRNEDARLDFYARPDGRAIIYLHEQEPPYEPTDEEYPLTLTTGRVLEHWHTETITRGIEDLKSVDTDFLEVHPADAQRYGLSEGDMVNVYSRRGDADFVTRITNNIREGLVFATMHSAKHLVNKITSDAVDPFSRQPDYKRCAVNIEKASVQA
- a CDS encoding molybdopterin molybdotransferase MoeA; amino-acid sequence: MSDSNQTDFLPVDVALKRILDAVIPVGESELISSKESEGRILADDLNAQHDIPAFDNSALDGYIFLTKDLESGQRKFRVDGEIRPEEDQPGDLKPETCREIMTGSPVPPGNCTVVPIEMISESNGEVVVNEVPDRNPIRKQGEGYQKGKAVLPKGTVIRPYEIGLMIESGNMNCTVLSQINMAVQVTGSEINEERNSNGPVLNGLISHWPGTTVREWPVLDDDPALVKERMLRLKDSADVVLTTGGISMGKHDYILGAMEELGAEVIVRKIEQKPGKPITVTRLDGTLFFHLPGNPISAVFTAEYYARKAVYKMLGLKSDEKMVAAAGKLENHRPGKTLFVPGKLQLDEENRLTVSSEGVMKSHLMQLYRDSDVYVRLDPETEIDAGERVEVTPYTTTRLS
- a CDS encoding molybdenum cofactor guanylyltransferase: MKSGRKLYILCGGQSRRMGRDKAMVELRGERLLDRQINKGENYFDEVVLLCGQNSYPVENRQLTDRVENAGPLSGILEALKDGAENSLKEIAILPVDLPGISEDTIQQLALSKLNESDQALLIKSGEDLQPLAGVYSVDLASELEHFLKIGNRMVFAFVNGLEYSVIEVGQEELKNLNQPDDVRWFEKRDMN